The following proteins are co-located in the Triticum aestivum cultivar Chinese Spring chromosome 1A, IWGSC CS RefSeq v2.1, whole genome shotgun sequence genome:
- the LOC123131535 gene encoding uncharacterized protein codes for MTERQDEAWCSCSPRQCRICHEEEGDDGCATATAMESPCGCSGSLKYAHRGCVQRWCDEKGSTVCEICLQNYEPGYTVAPKKTQVAHVAVTIRGSLEVPRQDYEAPEDAVLIGLDAAVGDPAYAECASAAGRSAAWCRSVTVTFTVVLLLRHLIALVTVGAANQYAFSLLTIYLLRASGILLPFYVLMRLISAVQHGQMQYRLQMLQDQRRNASRMQHGVPGQRQQQHVILVV; via the exons atgaCGGAGCGGCAGGACGAGGCGTGGTGCTCGTGCTCGCCGAGGCAGTGCAGGATTTGCCACGAGGAGGAAGGGGACGACGGCTGCGCAACCGCAACCGCCATGGAGTCTCCCTGCGGATGCTCTGGCTCCCTCAAG TATGCTCACAGGGGGTGCGTGCAGAGATGGTGCGACGAGAAGGGGAGCACCGTCTGCGAGATTTGCCTCCAG AATTACGAGCCTGGATACACCGTTGCTCCCAAGAAAACTCAAGTTGCTCATGTCGCAGTCACCATCAG AGGGAGCCTGGAGGTCCCAAGGCAGGATTATGAGGCACCGGAGGATGCCGTGTTGATCGGGCTCGACGCGGCGGTGGGTGACCCGGCCTACGCCGAGTGCGCGAGCGCCGCCGGCAGAAGTGCTGCCTGGTGCCGGTCGGTGACGGTGACG TTCACTGTTGTGTTGCTGCTGAGGCATCTCATCGCCCTGGTGACCGTCGGCGCCGCGAATCAGTACGCCTTCAGCCTGCTGACG ATATACTTGCTGAGGGCGAGTGGGATCTTGCTGCCGTTCTACGTCCTCATGCGGCTCATCTCCGCGGTGCAGCACGGCCAGATGCAGTACCGGCTGCAGATGCTCCAG GATCAAAGAAGGAACGCATCAAGAATGCAACACGGGGTGCCCGGTCAGAGACAACAGCAGCATGTGATTCTTGTTGTGTGA